From the genome of Penaeus chinensis breed Huanghai No. 1 chromosome 8, ASM1920278v2, whole genome shotgun sequence, one region includes:
- the LOC125027769 gene encoding zinc carboxypeptidase A 1-like — protein MVAVFEVSKNNIVLHMSLATARFPLNASRQTRYPAPTLELIDVALPSNTALADVMPDSSSHVLCCLDTDKAKRLAWDDYYRYDSILRFAKELALNYSTVEFLEIGHSVEGRTLFALIFSNKPKVLVRKYKRKMQQQERQKTDWLRDLTLEKSKEGKKTRRRQGKKQYVFIEAGMSSRYNLNMGYDKWVANWQIFLLYGCATPSSLLLHSRHSLSLQIILLATNRSPLSPSGAHAREWLSPAMATFLAQKLADAGKKFLQQVAVVLVPMANPDGYEFSHTNDRLWRKNRQNTSKPECKGVDLNRNWAKSWGTSGSSSNPCADTYRGSQSFSEPETRALRDLAGVWIKKFSLFLSLHTYGSYILYPWSHTQTASPRNKPLKRIATKMTKYLKDNGYKNFLYGQTSSTLYQASGTSEDYMLTAGVKYDFTVELPGFSFQFNVKKIKSVSKAFWEMLVCIIGDIAKQKNLKEYCSKRIVKILLEDGSSYSGWVDKDIPIDEAKDIVKEMYKKKHKNKDETTTIVNTSLPAVTKEPINGS, from the exons ATGGTAGCAGTGTTTGAGGTTTCAAAAAACAACATCGTATTACACATGTCATTGGCGACAGCAAGGTTCCCTCTTAACGCCTCCCGCCAGACACGGTACCCGGCACCCACTCTGG AACTT ATAGACGTGGCCTTACCCTCAAACACGGCCCTAGCAGATGTTATGCCGGATTCTTCCTCTCATGTCCTCTGCTGTCTGGACACTGATAAGGcca AACGTTTAGCCTGGGATGACTACTACCGCTATGACTCCATTCTTCGTTTCGCCAAAGAACTTGCGTTGAACTACTCGACTGTGGAATTCCTCGAAATCGGTCACAGCGTGGAGGGGCGTACGCTGTTCGCTCTCATTTTCTCCAACAA GCCAAAAGTCTTGGTGAGAAAATATAAGAGGAAAATGCAGCAACAGGAAAGGCAGAAAACAGACTGGCTTCGCGATCTAACTCTTGAAAAAtctaaagagggaaaaaagacacgCAGAAGACAGGGCAAGAAGCAGTATGTCTTTATAGAAGCTG GCATGTCTTCACGCTATAATCTAAATATGGGTTATGACAAATGGGTAGCAAATTGGCAAATATTTCTCCTCTATGGCTGTGCGACCCCTTCTAGCCTTCTGCTACACAGCCGTCACTCGTTATCACTTCAGATCATTCTGCTTGCTACTAACCgcagtcctctttctccttcaggaGCCCACGCCCGGGAGTGGCTCTCCCCGGCGATGGCGACTTTCCTGGCGCAGAAACTAGCAGACGCCGGGAAGAAGTTCCTGCAGCAGGTGGCCGTGGTCCTCGTGCCGATGGCCAACCCCGACGGCTACGAGTTCTCGCACACCAACGACCGGCTGTGGCGCAAGAACCGGCAGAACACGTCCAAGCCAGAGTGCAAGGGCGTCGACCTCAACCGCAACTGGGCCAAGTCGTGGGGCACCTCCGGCTCCAGCAGCAACCCCTGTGCCGACACGTATCGAGGGAGCCAGAGCTTTTCTGAGCCCGAGACGCGAGCTCTCCGAGACCTAGCTGGCGTGTGGATCAAGAAATTCTCATTGTTTCTGAGCTTGCATACCTACGGCAGCTACATCCTGTACCCTTGGTCTCACACCCAGACAGCGAGTCCGAGAAACAAGCCGCTGAAGAGAATtgcaacaaaaatgacaaaatactTAAAGGATAATGGCTACAAGAATTTCTTG TACGGCCAAACAAGTAGCACGCTATACCAGGCGTCCGGGACATCTGAGGACTACATGCTAACAGCGGGGGTAAAGTACGATTTCACAGTCGAGCTCCCTGGTTTCAGCTTTCAGTTTAATGTAAAGAAGATCAAGTCAGTTTCGAAAGCATTTTGGGAAATGTTGGTCTGCATTATTGGGGATATTGCAAAGCAGAAGAATCTTAAAGAATATTGCTCGAAACGCATTGTGAAGATACTGCTGGAAGACGGATCGAGTTATAGTGGCTGGGTAGATAAAGACATTCCCATTGATGAAGCAAAGGACATCGTTAAAGAGATGTATAAgaaaaaacataagaataaagATGAGACTACGACTATTGTTAATACTAGTTTGCCCGCAGTTACTAAAGAACCAATTAATGGATCCTGA